CGAAGTGGAGCTGGAGCGGGCCGACCAACCGGTGCCTGTCCCGCCTTGGTGCCGCTGGGAGATCACAGGCCTTGGGGAGCTCAGCAATGCGGCCCTGGCCCACCACCCGTTCGCCTGCTGGGGGGAGGAGCAACGCAGCCACATCCTGCAGCATCTGGGCGGCACCGATGCCGCTCCCTAGGCCATAGGCTTGGGCCCAACGGCACAGGCTCGGGTGTTTGACGCTCCCCAGCACCTCCGCCCACATCCCTGTTGAAGACCGTGATCGCCCTTTACGACCACCAAGGTTTGCTGCGCTTCGTGGGGAAAGATCGTGATGCCTGCCAGGCCTATGTGGAACTGTTCGAGCTCGAGGCCGTCACGTTCGAGCCTTTAGGTGACGACGGGGACGAAGTGGATCTGGGCCGCCTGAGCGCGTTGGCCTGAGTCTTTGCCGCGCCTGATCAGGGCCGCTGGCCAGCCTCTGGGAGGGAGCAGCAGTTGAAGCCATCGCGGCAGATCTTGCCGTTGTCCATGGCCCAATTCAGCAGGGCCACCCGGTTCTTGGCACCGGTCTTGGTGAAGATGTTGCTGACGTGGTTGTCGACCGTGCGCTTACTGATCATCAGCTTTTTGGCCACTTCCTGATTGGTGAGCCCGGTGGCCACCAGTTCGATGATCTCAAGCTCCCGCTCCGAAAGGTTGGAGCGCACCGCTGCCAGGCCGCCGAGATCAGTCATCAGGGGTCAGTCGCCCTCGGACCCATCCACTGTACGCAGGGCGCGCAGTGGCGCTGGCTGCGCTGATCCATGATGGGCGCTTCGGTTGCGGAGTCGATTCGTGCTTCTGGAAGAGGCTCTCCGCTCCGGCCAGTTCGCGATCACGGCGGAGGTGACCCCACCGAGGGGTGCGGACCCGTCGCGCGCCCTGGCGGTGGCCCGGTCCCTCAAGAGCCTGGTGCATGCCATCAACGTCACCGATGGCAGCCGGGCGGTGATGCGCATGAGCAGCCTGGCGGTCTGCCGATTGCTGCTGGAGGCGGGGATCGAGCCCGTCTGGCAGCTCACCTGCCGTGATCGCAACCGCATCGCCCTGCAGGCCGACCTGCTCGGTGCCCATGCCCTCGGCATCCGCAATCTGCTTTGCCTCACCGGTGATCCCGTGCAGGCGGGCGATCAGCCCAGCGCCCGGAAGGTGAACGAGTTGGAGGCCGTGCGGCTGCTCGAGCTGGTGCGGGCCTTCAACCAAGGCGAGGATC
The window above is part of the Cyanobium sp. ATX 6F1 genome. Proteins encoded here:
- a CDS encoding helix-turn-helix domain-containing protein, which translates into the protein MTDLGGLAAVRSNLSERELEIIELVATGLTNQEVAKKLMISKRTVDNHVSNIFTKTGAKNRVALLNWAMDNGKICRDGFNCCSLPEAGQRP